GCGTACGTGAAGGTAGGCGAAACTCACAGGCTGGAGAACCCGGGCACTATCCCGCTCGAAATCATTGAAGTGCAGTCAGGAAGCTATCTTGGTGAAGATGACATAGTCCGGTTCGACGACCGGTACAATCGCAGGTAAAGGAGCCTCATGACTGAAGACCACTCCAATGCGATGATTGGCGTACCTCCTCGCATATTGCTGGGTCCCGGACCTTCGATGGTCAACAACAGGGTGCTCCAGGCGATGATGCAGAACATGATCGGATACCTGGACCCTGACTACGTCGACATAATGGACCAGGTCTCCGGACTTCTGGGCGAAGTGTTCCAGACGAAAGAGGCGTACACGATGGCGCTCTCCGGGACCGGATCGTCCGGCATGGAGGCCGGGTTGTCCAGCATCCTGGAACCCGGCGACACCGTGATCGTTTGCATCTACGGGTACTTCGGTGAGCGGATGGTCGACATGGCTACCCGCGTCGGCGCAAACGTGGTCGCGCTGCGCTCCGACTGGGGCAAGCCATTCCCTGAGGAGATGCTCGAAGAGGCACTCAAAGAGAACACTGACGTGAAGATGGTCGCAGTTATCCACGCCGAGACGTCCACCGGCATCAGGCAGCCTCTGGAGGGCATGTCCAGACTTGCCAGTGAGCACGGGGCCCTATTCATGGTCGACGCTGTGACGTCGCTGGGCGGCAACGAGGTCGCATTCGACGACCTGGGCATCGACTACTGCTACAGCGCGACCCAGAAATGCCTGGGATGCCCACCCGGTTTGTCACCCGTGGCAGTCAGCCAGCGCGCCATGGAGTCCATCAGGTCGCGTGAGACGCCACCTGCCTCGTGGTACCTGGACCTCAACCTGAACGCCAACTACTGGTACGCCCCCAGGGTCTACCACCACACCTCGCCGGTGAGCATGGTGCTCGCACTGGGCGAGGGCCTGCGCGTAGTCCTCGAAGAGGGCCTCGAAAACCGATTTGCCCGTCACGAGCGCAACGCAGAGGCGCTGAGGGCCGGACTCGAAGCGCTCGGGCTGGGAGTAGTTACACCCGAAGGCTACAGGCTCGCACAGGTCACTCCCGTCTGGATACCCGAGGGCGTGGACGACGCCGAGGTGCGGGCGAAGCTGCTGGCCGACTACAACATAGAGATCGGGAAGGGCCTCGGCGCGTTTGATGGCAAGGTCTGGCGATTCGGACTCATGGGCGAGTCCAGCCGTCCCGATTACGTGCTGCTCGCGCTGTCGGCCATGGAATCAGTGCTGTCGCAGGTCGGGTACGAAGTCGCACCGGGCGCCGCCGTCTCAGCAGCAAGTAGAGTCCTGTAAAGAGGAGTTCCACATGTACGTCATCATCGCTCCGATTCAGATCAAAGAAGGCTACAAGGACCGATTCATCGAGGAGATGATCGGCGACGCCCGGGGATCTGTGAACGACGAGCCGGGATGCCTGCGCTTCGACGTCATCCAGGACGCCGAAGACGAGAACCGCATCTGGCTCTATGAGGTCTACAAGGACGAGGACGCCTTCCACGCCCACACTCAGGCGCCACACTTCATCAAGTGGCGAGACGCGTCCGCGGACTGGCGAGAGGACTCAGGACTACAGGGCGCGGGCCGGGGCGCTACCAACATCTGGCCCCCAGACGACGAGTGGAAGTAGCTCTAGCGCTGGGCTAGTTCATACAGGCTGTCGGCCATTGATGTGATTTCGGCTGACATCGTCAGCTTCTGGCGCCATTCTGCCGGAATCGATTCGACACCGTAGTAGGCGCCTGCGATCTGACCGTAGATCGCGCCCGTTGTGTCAGCGTCATGGCCGAGATTGACGGCCTTCAGTGCCCCCGTCCTGAAATCGTCGGTACTGTGAAAGGCCCAGAGAACCGCTTCAAGCGAGTCCACGACGTAACCTGTTCCCTTGATCGCAGGCGGCTCTTTGAGCTTGAACGAGCCGGAGGCTATGTCGGCGATCTTCGGAGACAGTGGGATAATGTCCCATAGCCCTTCGACGGGACAGTAGTGCGGGGCGAGAAGCGTATCCTTGTCGACGCCGTTGAACGCGCCGACCAGCAGGCCAGCGAAGTAGCGGCAGGCGTCCACGGCTTCATCGGTACCGTGCGTTGTCATGGAACTCGCCGCGCTACGACCAATGGCCAATTCAGCGTCCGCCACGAAGCACATGGGGACAGGAGCCAGCCGCATCAGGGATCCGTTCCCAGCAGACATGGGGTCTGTAAAGCCAGAGTATGGATCGCCGGTACCCTCAAATAGACTCAGGGCACTCCTGACGGTATTGCCAATGTCGAAGCACTCACCGGTCGAGGACAGATAGCCTTCACGCCACCACCTGACGTAGCGTTGCATCTGGTCCAGGGGGTCGTAACCCTTCTTCTCGATCAAACTGGTGGCCAAGCATAGCGCCATCGACGTGTCATCAGTCCACTGACCAGCCTCCAATGGAAACGGCCCGCCTCCAATCATGTCGTCTATGGGCTCGAACGTGCCTGGTTCCCTGAATTCCAGCGTCGTACCCAACGCGTCGCCTGCCGCCAGTCCCAGCAGACAGCCGCGGAAGCGGTCAAGAAGCGTTATCTCACTCACGCCGGAACTCTTCCCGCATCTGGGTTAGACCCATCGGGCCCAGCGACAGTGCGCGGGTGTGCCACTCCTTGAGATCGAATGACGACCCGAGGCGCTGTTTCGACTCCTCGCGCGCCGCGAGCCACTCGCGCTCGCCGACCTTGTAGCTGATGGCCTGCCCAGGGATGCCGAGATAGCGGTCGACCTCGCTCTTGACGAAGTCCGCAGGGAAGTGACTCTTCAAGATGATGAACTCCAGCCCAAGCTCCGGGGTCCACACCTGGCCAGGATGGAAGTCCTGGCCGTCGGGTATGGCAAGCTCCAAGTGCATCCCGATATCTATGATCACGCGCACCGAGCGGAGCGCCTGTGCCCGGAGCATCCCGAGATAGTAGTCGGGGTTCTCAAGGTAGCCGAGCTCGCCCATCAGCCGCTCAGCATATAGCGCCCAGCCCTCGATCTGACCGGATGTGCCTCCCAGGAGACGCTGGAATCTCGATAGCTGCTCAGACAGTGCGACTGTCGTACCAAGATGGAAGTGGTGACCGGGAACACCCTCGTGGTAGGCGATAGAGACCTCGCCCCAGACTGGGAAGCGCGTCTTTCCGCCGGTCGGATACCAGGTACGGCCCGGCCTTGAGAAGTCCTCCGAGGGCGGCGTGTAGTACATCGCCAGCGCACCGCCCGGAGGCGCGATCAGGGCCTCGATATTCTTC
The Dehalococcoidia bacterium genome window above contains:
- a CDS encoding ADP-ribosylglycohydrolase family protein, which translates into the protein MTLLDRFRGCLLGLAAGDALGTTLEFREPGTFEPIDDMIGGGPFPLEAGQWTDDTSMALCLATSLIEKKGYDPLDQMQRYVRWWREGYLSSTGECFDIGNTVRSALSLFEGTGDPYSGFTDPMSAGNGSLMRLAPVPMCFVADAELAIGRSAASSMTTHGTDEAVDACRYFAGLLVGAFNGVDKDTLLAPHYCPVEGLWDIIPLSPKIADIASGSFKLKEPPAIKGTGYVVDSLEAVLWAFHSTDDFRTGALKAVNLGHDADTTGAIYGQIAGAYYGVESIPAEWRQKLTMSAEITSMADSLYELAQR
- a CDS encoding antibiotic biosynthesis monooxygenase; the protein is MYVIIAPIQIKEGYKDRFIEEMIGDARGSVNDEPGCLRFDVIQDAEDENRIWLYEVYKDEDAFHAHTQAPHFIKWRDASADWREDSGLQGAGRGATNIWPPDDEWK
- a CDS encoding alanine--glyoxylate aminotransferase family protein, yielding MIGVPPRILLGPGPSMVNNRVLQAMMQNMIGYLDPDYVDIMDQVSGLLGEVFQTKEAYTMALSGTGSSGMEAGLSSILEPGDTVIVCIYGYFGERMVDMATRVGANVVALRSDWGKPFPEEMLEEALKENTDVKMVAVIHAETSTGIRQPLEGMSRLASEHGALFMVDAVTSLGGNEVAFDDLGIDYCYSATQKCLGCPPGLSPVAVSQRAMESIRSRETPPASWYLDLNLNANYWYAPRVYHHTSPVSMVLALGEGLRVVLEEGLENRFARHERNAEALRAGLEALGLGVVTPEGYRLAQVTPVWIPEGVDDAEVRAKLLADYNIEIGKGLGAFDGKVWRFGLMGESSRPDYVLLALSAMESVLSQVGYEVAPGAAVSAASRVL